Below is a window of Chryseobacterium arthrosphaerae DNA.
CGATTTCCCTGGTTCCGGGTACTTATGCCAACTTATTAGCACAGACCAATACAACGGTTACAATCGTCTATACCATCACAGAATAAAACTGAAACATGAAAATGAACAGCTACTTTCCCGGAAACAATTACTTAAAAAGAAACCTATTTATGTTTCTTCTGATCATAAGCAGTTATCTGAAAGCACAGGTAGTAATGGTCTCCGGAGACTGGGCAGCTACTATACCTGCGATCACCGAAGCCGGCAGTAATTATGCAGGAACTTACAGTAATGCTTCCATTCCCACGACGGCGATAACACTATCCACTACATTATCCGGGAATTTTCTCAATGTCCTTGCAGGAAAAGGTGCAAAAATGACCATGCGTTATACTTCCAATGCCTGGAACAGTTCTTTAGGTCTTTCTGCAAGACGAACAGGGCCAACAACAGGTACCATTTCAGGCGTGTGTTTGCTGTGCTCAGCTACCATCAGTGGAGGCGACACCTTCATTCCTATAGATTCGAATTCAGATACCACTTTCTTCAATTTAAATTTTGCAGGTGTTTTAGGAATAAGCAATACGGCAAATTTCTCGGATATCAACCTGATCTTACAGCTATCCGGTGTTTCTGTTACCATTCCTGCCGCCAACTACAGTGCCCGCATAATTTTCACTGTAGTCTCCAACTGATCATATTGACAATGGAAGCCTGAAGATACTTGGTAAAGTTCTGCAGGCCAATAGCATAAAAAAACAAATCCTTTTCAAGTTTTGAAAAGGATTGTTTATACTTAAGATTTTAATGTTTCGCCCACCAAAGAGGGGTTAATACTGCGTCAGCACCACCCAACAGCTGGACGGCCTGATCATATCCGGTCTGATCAGTGTTTCTGAAAATGCTCGGATATCTCAATCTCTGAGGGAAATTCTGGACAGAATTGGTCATATAGTTCCCTGAATTCAGATTAGGAAGATTAACCAATGGCGTTTCTATTGCAGGATTTTCCATGAAAGGCAATCCCAGTCTTCTATGATCATTCCAGGATTCTAAAGGTAGCCATGGCATATTAGCCAGATACTTCTGAGTAATGATCTTCGTTAATTTATCATTTTTAAATGATCCGTTTTTATAGATTGTATTTACAGGATATTTGATGTCTACTGAAATTAAATTACCTGTAACCGGGTCTTTATACTTCATGGTATGGCTTACCCCAGGTTCTGTGGTATGAGAATAAGAAACAGATGTTCCGTCCCTGTTATAATCTGTTGAAATGATATACTGACCATAAAACTGAGAAACTCCGTTATACGCAAAGCTATCCTGTATTCCCTTATTATAAGCAGCTTCATCACTCATGGGAACAGACCATCCTTTCAGCGCAGCTTCAGCCATCAGGAAATAGGTTTCCCAGCTTGCGAAGAAAATTCTGGAATTGGTTCCCTCCCTGTATTGTTTTCCTAAAGCAGGCATACAGCCGATCACCCCTCTCAGTCCGTTTCTTTGTCCTTTTACACCCCAGTTTCCTATTGTGGTCGTATTCCAGGTATTTACCGTATTGATGGTAATTTTAGACCCATTGGCAAAGGTAAGATCCCCCTTATTGGTAGAAGCCAGATTATTGTATTTTGGATAAAAAGAATAAATAGGACTTATAAAATCTCCTGGAATATAGAATGTTTTATAGGCTCTGGGATCTATTTTATTGGGTAAACCATCTAACCAATATCCTGCACTTGGGTCATTGGTCATTGTTGAGAACTGTTCATCATATTTTATTCCGATATAATCTGAAGCTTTCACTGCGGTATGCTGGGCTGCCGGTAATTGTTCTGTAGAATTTATTCCTCCAAGCCCTATATACATATTATTAAGTGTTGCAGACAGGATCTGGGAATTCCATTCTCTGGACATCACTCCCGATAGAGGATTCCATCCTGTATCTTCCTTAACTTTAAAGTTATCATCACTTGTACTGATCAGCATATTAGAATTAGCCGCCTCTTCAAACTCTGCTTTTGCTTTTGCCGGATCCACTTCTGAAATCCTCATGGCAATTCTCATCCGCATAGAATTAGCATACTTTACCCATTGCCCCCATTTAAAGGAATAAGCCATATCAACTGCATTAGGGTTTGAAGGAACAGGCTGGCTGACATCCATTTTAGCAGCAGCATCTTTCAGTTCATTCAAAATAAAATAATACACTTCTTTTTCAGAATTAAACCCCGGATTAACCCCTTTAAATGCCTGAATAGGCTGTGGCCCAAAATTATCAGAAAACTCACTCATCAAATAAGCCCTCCAGATTCTGGCAGTCTGAATAAGATTTTCATAATAAGGTTTACCCTGACCTATTGCTTTTTTCTCATTGGCAATTTCAATAGTAGCGTTGGCGTTATTCAGCCATTCGGAGATCCCTTTCCAATATTCTACAGTCCAGGAGTCGTCATAGGAACCGCCTGCAATTCCTGTTGACAGGTGCTGTCGTGCTGCGGTCTTCCAGTAAAGAACAAAGGTACGTTCTGCAATATTGGGATCCTGCTGTGCTCCCAGAATAGAATTATTTAAAAAATATTCAGGCTCAGCTCTATTAATATCTACTGAAAACGGATCATTATTAATGTCTTCAAAATCATTACAAGATGTACTAAATGCCGCCAGTGCAATGAGAGATAAAATATATTTTTTCATGATGTTATTGTTAAGGTTAAAATCCTAATGTAATGGAAAATAAATACGATCTTGTGGTAGGAAATGAAAGGTTTTCGAACCCTACAGCATTGGAATTGATAGCAAATACAGACTCAGGATCTATTCCTTTGGCTTTGCTGTAGATCATCCATACATTGTTTGCTGTAAAAGAAATTTTAGCACTTTGTAATGCTAATTTTTCAAAAATACTTTTCGGAAAGTTATAAGACAGTTGAATATTTCTCAGCCTGATATTGGTAGCATCATAGATATTCTGTTCTGTAATACCTAAATTCCCTGCCGTTACAGCCGCCCAATAATCCTGTTGTGTGATTTCTTTTGTATTGGCAGTAAAGGCTCCATTCTGCTGCACTACCGCATCGAGAACAAAATTATCTCTTCTTCCGCCAGGAGCTGTATCTGCTGCCAGCCCTGCTTTCTGTAATGCTGATTGTGTTGATGAATAAAACTTCCCACCGATTCTTCCGTCAATAAGGAAAGAAATTCCAAAATTCTTATATACAAAGCTATTGGTGAATCCAAATAAAGCCCTTGGCGTCTGATCTCCCAGATAATACTGTTCAGCAGTGGCCTGAGGCAAGCCATTCTGTCCTACAATAAGTTTTCCATAGTGCGGGCTGTTAGGATCTTCCACTCTTAAAAATTTTGTTCCGTAAATAGATCCGTAAGGCATCCCCACTTCTGCAAAGAAGCCGACATTATCAAACCCTCCTAAAGGGTATTTTAAAACCTCTCCGTCAATTCTGTCAATTACACTTTTTAATTTAGAGAAATTG
It encodes the following:
- a CDS encoding SusD/RagB family nutrient-binding outer membrane lipoprotein, with amino-acid sequence MKKYILSLIALAAFSTSCNDFEDINNDPFSVDINRAEPEYFLNNSILGAQQDPNIAERTFVLYWKTAARQHLSTGIAGGSYDDSWTVEYWKGISEWLNNANATIEIANEKKAIGQGKPYYENLIQTARIWRAYLMSEFSDNFGPQPIQAFKGVNPGFNSEKEVYYFILNELKDAAAKMDVSQPVPSNPNAVDMAYSFKWGQWVKYANSMRMRIAMRISEVDPAKAKAEFEEAANSNMLISTSDDNFKVKEDTGWNPLSGVMSREWNSQILSATLNNMYIGLGGINSTEQLPAAQHTAVKASDYIGIKYDEQFSTMTNDPSAGYWLDGLPNKIDPRAYKTFYIPGDFISPIYSFYPKYNNLASTNKGDLTFANGSKITINTVNTWNTTTIGNWGVKGQRNGLRGVIGCMPALGKQYREGTNSRIFFASWETYFLMAEAALKGWSVPMSDEAAYNKGIQDSFAYNGVSQFYGQYIISTDYNRDGTSVSYSHTTEPGVSHTMKYKDPVTGNLISVDIKYPVNTIYKNGSFKNDKLTKIITQKYLANMPWLPLESWNDHRRLGLPFMENPAIETPLVNLPNLNSGNYMTNSVQNFPQRLRYPSIFRNTDQTGYDQAVQLLGGADAVLTPLWWAKH